From Eremothecium sinecaudum strain ATCC 58844 chromosome V, complete sequence, a single genomic window includes:
- the UFE1 gene encoding Ufe1p (Syntenic homolog of Ashbya gossypii ADR220W; Syntenic homolog of Saccharomyces cerevisiae YOR075W (UFE1)), whose protein sequence is MPDLTHLFNRYVEVIKETENTHEATQWSEDVEKRKQLRGKFRVEDSFIKECYELLKHIFELKKVILSLEKSYMSEVEMSEKEKDDFDVEARLQLQQYIEKLKYLERYEMKRQNLMESKALIDTATDLFGLLSGKSKEINEFHKTNNQFRNGVLQSVGMWLSKTSMQLSQMQRARLHRQQELDSIDFNAQLYMRANQIASVAQTPAIETTKHEIKQYEDTMSMLSQQQIQELETEHEELLNQKTKELMKVQKLSKTVMEVASLQNELATHLQVQTENINTLLYNNEDVTLDIQQGNRQLRKAQERGGKSALMIIYMSIIFGLLILFLDYIN, encoded by the coding sequence ATGCCTGATTTAACACATTTGTTTAATAGATATGTTGAGGTGATTAAGGAAACCGAAAATACCCATGAAGCAACTCAGTGGTCTGAAGATGTGGAGAAGAGAAAGCAATTGAGAGGAAAGTTCCGCGTGGAAGATAGTTTTATTAAGGAGTGTTATGAGCTTCTGAAACATATATTTGAGCTTAAGAAGGTGATTTTATCATTGGAAAAGTCGTACATGAGTGAAGTAGAGATGTCAGAGAAGGAAAAGGATGATTTTGATGTGGAAGCTAGATTACAATTGCAGCAGTATATAGAAAAACTAAAGTATTTGGAGCGCTATGAAATGAAAAGGCAGAACCTAATGGAGTCTAAAGCGCTTATAGATACTGCAACTGACCTTTTTGGTCTTCTCAGTGGTAAATCAAAAGAAATCAACGAATTTCACAAAACAAACAACCAATTTAGAAATGGTGTACTGCAATCGGTGGGCATGTGGTTATCTAAAACGTCTATGCAGCTTTCACAGATGCAAAGAGCACGACTCCACAGACAACAGGAATTGGATTCTATTGATTTTAATGCTCAATTGTATATGCGAGCGAATCAAATTGCATCTGTTGCGCAGACTCCCGCAATAGAAACTACAAAGCATGAAATAAAACAATATGAGGACACTATGTCTATGTTATCACAACAACAAATCCAGGAATTGGAAACGGAGCATGAAGAACTTCTAAATCAAAAGACAAAGGAGTTAATGAAAGTGCAGAAGTTGTCTAAGACAGTAATGGAAGTTGCATCGCTTCAAAATGAACTAGCCACACATCTTCAAGTTCAGACAGAGAATATTAACACTTTGCTTTACAACAATGAGGATGTTACTTTGGATATACAGCAGGGAAACCGCCAGCTACGAAAAGCTCAAGAGCGCGGTGGAAAATCTGCGTTGATGATCATCTACATGTCCATTATATTTGGATTACTAATTCTATTCTTAGACTACATAAACTAA
- the PRP45 gene encoding mRNA splicing protein PRP45 (Syntenic homolog of Ashbya gossypii ADR361W; Syntenic homolog of Saccharomyces cerevisiae YAL032C (PRP45)) yields MSTKSFTSLLPEPKNINTNNEIEAIRSLPSSNEPKGDDILVSVAEQNIASEVSFQDFIPIRQRDFDINIPLPSDASVNETYVKTKAFFDTLINTKLRAAGDNRKTHDSIDESIKVQGGFGNQENERIVRVVDHVSDPLQPSHMKIKKVLAKPSEEPPAPILHKSDARLSKEERDKWEIPAAVSSWKNPNGYTIGLDKRVAMDGRYTESEMGGHELSERFVELAEALDFADKKARKELAEKAEARKQLAELESREKEEKLRKLAQKAREERERSRYQRNQKNMGPEVEASRREYERNQKMQQMDKEVRLSKLSTADKLRALAHAQGRDVSEKVILGAAKSSDAPEVHYDARLFTRGANAAAKRSEDQTYDTPLFSQRDLGSRFISAKFTKAETTIEKTISSIKEDVRFDELHGKRSRAGSENSSEMDHKNDDDSKVYGLQVKKHKS; encoded by the coding sequence ATGAGTACGAAATCGTTTACTTCATTACTTCCAGAGCCTAAAAATATTAATACTAATAATGAAATTGAGGCTATAAGGTCTTTACCATCGAGCAATGAGCCTAAGGGTGATGATATATTAGTTAGTGTTGCAGAGCAAAATATAGCGTCAGAGGTCTCATTTCAGGATTTCATTCCAATTAGGCAGCGTGATTTTGATATAAACATTCCTTTACCCTCTGATGCTAGTGTTAATGAGACATATGTGAAGACTAAAGCTTTTTTTGATACATTAATAAACACGAAACTTCGTGCAGCAGGCGATAATAGAAAGACCCACGATAGTATAGACGAGTCCATTAAGGTTCAAGGCGGATTTGGTAATCAGGAGAATGAACGTATCGTCAGGGTTGTAGACCATGTTTCTGACCCGCTTCAGCCTTCGCATATGAAGATTAAAAAGGTTCTTGCAAAACCCTCAGAGGAGCCACCTGCTCCTATTTTGCATAAAAGTGATGCGAGGCTTTCAAAGGAAGAGCGGGACAAGTGGGAAATTCCGGCTGCTGTTTCTAGTTGGAAGAATCCAAACGGATATACTATAGGACTCGATAAGAGGGTAGCTATGGATGGGAGGTATACAGAGTCCGAAATGGGTGGCCATGAACTCAGCGAGAGATTTGTCGAGTTAGCTGAAGCATTAGATTTTGCAGATAAGAAGGCCAGGAAGGAGCTTGCAGAGAAGGCGGAAGCAAGGAAACAACTTGCAGAATTAGAGTCCAGAGAGAAAGAGGAGAAACTTCGAAAACTGGCTCAAAAGGCTAGAGAAGAAAGAGAGAGGTCCAGGTATCAACGAAACCAGAAAAACATGGGTCCTGAAGTTGAGGCTTCTCGTAGAGAGTACGAACGAAATCAAAAAATGCAGCAAATGGACAAGGAGGTACGGTTATCGAAACTAAGTACCGCGGACAAGTTAAGAGCTTTGGCGCATGCGCAAGGGAGAGACGTATCTGAAAAAGTAATATTGGGGGCTGCAAAATCTTCAGACGCTCCAGAAGTGCATTATGATGCGCGATTGTTTACTAGAGGAGCCAATGCAGCAGCAAAACGCTCAGAAGATCAAACATACGATACTCCATTATTCTCGCAACGCGACCTAGGTTCAAGATTTATATCAGCGAAGTTTACAAAGGCTGAAACAACAATAGAAAAAACGATTAGTAGCATAAAAGAGGACGTCCGGTTTGATGAACTCCACGGAAAACGTTCTAGGGCAGGGTCAGAAAACTCATCTGAGATGGATCATAAGAATGATGATGACTCTAAGGTTTACGGTCTCCAGGTTAAAAAGCATAAAAGTTAG
- the POP5 gene encoding RNA-binding protein POP5 (Syntenic homolog of Ashbya gossypii ADR362C; Syntenic homolog of Saccharomyces cerevisiae YAL033W (POP5)) → MVRLKCRYILFEILYPPMELNESYDELGLNSSNDILLAHHRTSSPVITNKTIMQELHRILQINFGDFGVGRAKYLLNMKYFSNKTSTGILRCSRDDYQLIIIALTLIKKIDTVSNLIINPVKVSGTIKKVENYAIYRNKKLCSKTYSPTMLSEFKNISGDDAND, encoded by the coding sequence ATGGTTAGACTAAAATGCCGTTACATACTTTTTGAGATATTATACCCCCCTATGGAATTAAATGAATCTTACGATGAACTAGGCCTTAACTCATCAAACGATATTTTGTTGGCTCATCATAGGACCTCATCGCCCGTAATAACGAATAAAACTATAATGCAGGAATTGCACAGAATATTACAGATTAATTTTGGAGACTTTGGGGTAGGGAGAGCTAAGTATTTATTGAACATGAAgtatttttcaaataaaaCTTCAACTGGAATTCTGCGATGTAGTCGAGACGACTACCAACTGATCATAATAGCCCTGACATTGATAAAGAAGATCGATACAGTATCAAATCTAATTATTAATCCTGTAAAGGTCAGTGGGACAATAAAGAAAGTAGAGAATTACGCTATATATAGGAATAAGAAACTTTGCTCGAAGACTTATAGCCCGACAATGCTATCGgaatttaaaaatattaGTGGCGACGACGCAAATGACTAA